Proteins encoded by one window of Companilactobacillus ginsenosidimutans:
- a CDS encoding type 1 glutamine amidotransferase has product MSDTIKIAYLYEDLMNTYGDSGDVKILAFLLKEQGYDTQVDNISLDDEFNAFDYDFLFWGGGQDFEQTVVAKDLVRHRQTIQDYIEAGKPMLCICGGYQFLGKYYETVGGDTIQCLDILPFHTVFKADSRMIGDTEYQTEWGTVRAFENHSGRTYFDDKKKLKPLGKMIQGYGNNPEDKAEGMRYKNTIGSYSHGPILKNENIARAIANEIIQSHNDRLAQTN; this is encoded by the coding sequence ATGTCTGATACTATTAAAATTGCATACTTATATGAAGATTTAATGAACACATACGGTGACAGTGGCGATGTGAAAATCTTGGCTTTCTTACTAAAGGAACAAGGTTATGACACACAAGTCGACAACATCAGTTTGGATGATGAATTCAATGCTTTCGACTACGACTTTCTATTCTGGGGTGGCGGTCAAGATTTCGAGCAAACCGTTGTCGCAAAAGATTTAGTTCGCCATCGCCAAACTATTCAAGACTATATTGAAGCTGGCAAGCCAATGTTATGTATTTGTGGTGGCTACCAATTCCTTGGTAAATACTATGAAACAGTTGGTGGCGACACAATTCAATGTTTAGATATCCTACCTTTTCACACAGTCTTCAAAGCTGATAGCCGCATGATTGGTGATACAGAATATCAAACCGAATGGGGAACCGTTCGTGCCTTTGAAAACCATAGTGGACGTACCTACTTTGACGACAAGAAAAAGTTGAAACCGCTCGGCAAAATGATTCAAGGTTACGGAAATAATCCTGAGGATAAAGCTGAGGGCATGCGTTATAAGAACACAATTGGATCATATTCCCATGGCCCAATTTTGAAAAATGAAAATATTGCCCGTGCAATCGCTAATGAGATTATTCAATCTCATAACGACCGATTGGCTCAAACTAACTAA